The Venturia canescens isolate UGA chromosome 4, ASM1945775v1, whole genome shotgun sequence genomic interval TATCGTTTGGAAGATTTTCAACACAGTCGAGATAGTTTTCAATGTAAGTAGCCGAATATAAAGCTTCAACCACTGCCTGATTTAACATTTTAATTTGATGTTAAATTAAtgatgaagaaacaaaaacgagCCTCTTAACACGAACAAgatacgattttttcttttgaggTCTAAAAATTTCTAAGTTCCGATATCAAAGAGAAAGCCGGAGAGCGCGTTGCATTCGCACTAAAGTTTATTGAAGTAGTTGGATCAATCGTTACAAATAATGTTTAAACGTCCATTGGTCGCGTCGCATATAGTCAACATgtcagaataaaaaaacacgaattcTTTTCTCCACGGACTCTGAAACCACAACCTTTAAATGCTTTTAAGAAAATAACGTCGTCAGTGTCGTCACCAAGATGCACCTCATCGACGTTTACCAGTACCCAGTACCGTTGTGTCTCGCGAAGTGGCGGTGGTGTATttaggcccgctacacacggtcaataatattgcgcaatataggtgattgcacaatattattgaacgtgtagatgtagtattgaaaaattacgcaatcattgaacagaagtttgagctatcttaaatttatggcgcactacacaccatacaaacttattgtgcaatattactgtgcaatattattgatcgtgtgtagcgggccttaAGGTGTGACGAATGTGTAATTCGTCACCAGAGTGCGCTGATTTCTGCGCTAGGGACCgcgaatttgcaaatttcgtacTTTAGTATTACCTCCGTTAACTTGGCCCCCACATTTGATTATTTCAAACTTTTATTAATGCAAATCGTTTGAGAATCGTTAGAGAGAGtatgagagaaaaggaaaattgttTGAGAGTGATTATAGGTGACGTACCTAATCAAATGTGGGGGCCAAGTTAACGGAGGTACGTCCGACTAACGAtatgcattaaaaaaaagtcaagaatCCAGAATCGGTCGACCAAGTTCACGGAGGTATAGAGTGTCATTGCAACCGTCGTCTAACTTCGTCGAGCGCTCAAGGCGCTCAGTGCGGCCAACAAAACAGCACATTACGAATTGTTTTATGTGATTGGTAATGGAAATCGAGTTCCCGAAACTTTCGACCAATCACAATTGTTTCAGGAAGTGCCAAATAAGCCCTATACGTGCCCTATCCTTAAGCATTGAGTGTCAAGTgtccaccccccccccccctttgcATGTgccgatgaaaataaaaaataacctcAAAAATTGCTTTCTTCCGGACAACGTGCATCGTAATATACGCgcagatttttgaaaaaaaaataaattaataaacaatcCAATTGCTAAAACTGCAGGGTATTTGTTCTAAGAGTCCATAGAGAACAATGATGGAAGTTGTGAATAAGAAGCGACGTAAGGTATCAATGAAAAAGAAGAGATCGTGGCGCAAGCATATTGATACAAAAGATGTTGATTCGTTTCTCGAAAATGAACGACTTGAGGAACGTCTTGGTGCACCGTTTACCAAAAGGAGTGATAACGATTTATTCGTTGTTGACACAATGAAGGAAGAACCAGCAGATAAAGGTCTTACCACTGAGAAGGAAAAACGTAGATCGCTTTTAAAAAGCCAAGAACTTAGATGCTTGGCTGTTCTAAAGCCTCACACAGCAGTGCCAGACCCTATAGCTAAAAGGAATCGTGTGAAATCGCTTGAAGAGCGTAAAAATCCGATTACAAGACGTTTGGAGAGGGAACGGAAATTGGTGGGTGATTTGAAactgaaagaaaaacttgctgcTAAGAATAAGGAATTTACTGCTGCTAGAAGATTGGACAAACCCAAAAGAGGAGAATTCAATAGTGATGTatggaatgaaaacaaaaaggcTGTGATTCCTGGAGTTGATAATCAATGGCTCACTTCTGACACAACAAGACACACTTTAGCAAATCAAGGAGtaaggaaaaggaaaattcCCACTTCTGTGCTTAAGAAGCCATCTGAAATTCCAGCGCTTGATGTACCGCATCCTGGAACCTCTTATAATCCCTCTTATGACGATCATCAAGATTTATTGCGTCAagttgtaaaaaaagaaatgaaattaatgaagGAAGAAGCTCACTTAAATAGAGTCACTAACAAAATGTTCCAGAAAGTGTCTATCGAGCAAAGGGATAAAATCTGGTTGCAAGAATCTTCCGAAGGCTTGCCCCTGAATCAGAAAGCTAAAAAACTTgtaaaagaaacagaaaacgaagaaaattctaTAGTTAAATCGGTAAATCCACCTgtcaaaaatgtcaaaaagaCTCTAATTCAGAAGAGAAAGCAAAAGGAACAACGCAAATTGGCCCTCAGGTTAAAACATaacaaaattgagaaaaaaaagatttctgACATCTACAAACTTGAAGCACTAAAAAAACACATTAccactaaagaaaaaaaactacaagcGTTGCGAGAGAAACGTCACAAAATTAAAGAAATCAAAGCCCGTGAACCTAAAACTCTCAGTAAAGTTAAATTCGAACCTCTAGAACTGGACTTCAAACTCAGCGAAGAACTCTCTGGAAATCTAAGAAATTCTAATCCTACTGGAAATTTGCTTATGGATCGCTTCAAATCTTTTCAACAGAGAAATATAGTTGCACCGTCTAAACGTGTCTTGTAAGTATATTGTTGTAGTTTTGCCTTTTTCTttctggtaaaaaaatttgttttccatttttattacttttaaatctttcatttccattaaaataaagattttttttcttggcaTGAGAAAAACAGATCTCTAGTTGAAAGATCATGCACTGAATGATAACTTTTTGGTTAGCAGTTTCTCTCTTAACCCACTTGTTTTCTTTGTTTGCAGAAAACTTAACAAGGCCAATGTGAAGAGATTCGTGAAACCTGATCACAAGATGGATTGGGAGAAGTAGTAAAATAGTTCAAGTTTTATTGTATAATTATTCTTGAAGTAATGTTAATAAAATGGAGTATACAATGCACGTTCAAGCCTCTTCCTAGTATTCTGTTAAAATTATTGAGCCTACTGCTCTACCAACTTTTCTGATTCAGCACTCGAATGTTCTTCGTTTTCCTGATCGATCGACTCTAAGTAAGCTTCAAGCATATCTTCCTCTTTAGAATCACTCGATTTCTTAGTTTCCATGGATGTTGTTGCCTCCGAAGTCGTGTCACTCGATGGGGTGCTACTTCTCAAGTGGATTTGTCTTTCTTCCAACTCGTACTGGGTTTTATTATTGGgtttcaataaaaacaacACACCATCATAAAATCttgtttctaatttttttgaaatgttttttcatttcattgaaCTCTCATCATTATATATACTCTGAATGCGACTTTATCAGCAAAGCTCATACTTTCCATTTTATAGTAACGGAAATGTTATGGCTCCTATAATCAATTTACGTGTATTATGATATATTTATAACAGACCTGCGACGATGTATCGAATGTTGCAAAATGATCTATGACTGTTTCTGTTGTTTCTTCCACCGCTGACTCTGATCTGTTGTCTAATACCTCAAGATGAATGTGTTTGGGCTCGAATCCCAAATCACCTTTGTTGTAAACGTCATTCGGTTGCGGAACAGATTCGTTTCTTCGTGGAAATATGAAAgttgaattgattttttagttTGGCTTCGCTATCTCTACAGAAAAATGGGTCTTTTTTTGACTTCATTATGCGCATTCGCTGATAAAAACAATGATCTACAGGaatcaaaatatataattgaGGGAAAGCAAAGGATATATTGAAGAACGTACGAAGCTACGGCGAGACATTGATGAACTTTTATTTGTCCCCTTGTGAAAAGATGCAACAAATGGGAGATGAATTGTCGTTTATTCATTTCCATAATTTCACGATCTGCTGACCCTGTCAACttgattgatattttttatgagcatgaGCATGAGGAGCATGAGAAACACCGATCGTTATCAGCACATCGAATTACATTTCCTGAGGctttaaaatatattatttctcATTGCGAGCTGAAAATATGATGAACAAACCCTCAGGAGACAAGCAACAGCATATTTAACGTCATAAAGAATTTGgttgtatattttttctcgcaacTCGG includes:
- the LOC122408761 gene encoding ribosome biogenesis protein NOP53; the encoded protein is MMEVVNKKRRKVSMKKKRSWRKHIDTKDVDSFLENERLEERLGAPFTKRSDNDLFVVDTMKEEPADKGLTTEKEKRRSLLKSQELRCLAVLKPHTAVPDPIAKRNRVKSLEERKNPITRRLERERKLVGDLKLKEKLAAKNKEFTAARRLDKPKRGEFNSDVWNENKKAVIPGVDNQWLTSDTTRHTLANQGVRKRKIPTSVLKKPSEIPALDVPHPGTSYNPSYDDHQDLLRQVVKKEMKLMKEEAHLNRVTNKMFQKVSIEQRDKIWLQESSEGLPLNQKAKKLVKETENEENSIVKSVNPPVKNVKKTLIQKRKQKEQRKLALRLKHNKIEKKKISDIYKLEALKKHITTKEKKLQALREKRHKIKEIKAREPKTLSKVKFEPLELDFKLSEELSGNLRNSNPTGNLLMDRFKSFQQRNIVAPSKRVLKLNKANVKRFVKPDHKMDWEK
- the LOC122408763 gene encoding uncharacterized protein isoform X2, with translation MEMNKRQFISHLLHLFTRGQIKVHQCLAVASNESVPQPNDVYNKGDLGFEPKHIHLEVLDNRSESAVEETTETVIDHFATFDTSSQYELEERQIHLRSSTPSSDTTSEATTSMETKKSSDSKEEDMLEAYLESIDQENEEHSSAESEKLVEQ